The Setaria italica strain Yugu1 chromosome IX, Setaria_italica_v2.0, whole genome shotgun sequence genome has a window encoding:
- the LOC101766758 gene encoding indole-3-glycerol phosphate lyase, chloroplastic → MAFAIKAASTSYSTFSPADQPSLSRLAATAAVKMPAGRGKAAAAVVIRAVAAAAAPLSPAPARSAGKRCLPVSQTMARLKAHGKTAFIPYITAGDPDLATTAEALRLLDACGADVIELGVPFSDPYADGPVIQASTARALASGTTPDGVLAMLKEVTPELSCPVVLFSYFNPIVHRGLADFAAAAKEAGAHGLIVPDLPYAATCALRSEAMKNELELVLLTTPSTPEDRMKEITEASEGFVYLVSVSGVTGPRANVNARVESLIKEVKQVIDKPVAVGFGISKPEHVKQIAEWGADGVIIGSAMVRQLGEAGSPKEGLKRLEEYARSMKNALP, encoded by the exons ATGGCTTTCGCGATCAAAGCTGCATCGACTTCCTACTCCACTTTCTCGCCGGCGGATCAGCCGTCGCTCTCGAGGCTGGCGGCGACCGCGGCGGTGAAGATGCCGGCGGGGCGGGGGAAGGCTGCAGCGGCGGTCGTCATCCGGgcggtcgccgcggcggcggctccgctttccccggcgccggccaggTCAGCGGGCAAACGATGCCTGCCGGTGTCGCAGACCATGGCCAGGCTCAAGGCGCATGGCAAG ACGGCGTTCATCCCGTACATCACCGCCGGCGACCCCGAcctggcgacgacggcggaggcACTGCGGCTGCTGGACGCCTGCGGCGCCGAcgtcatcgagctcggcgtgccCTTCTCCGACCCCTACGCCGACGGGCCGGTCATCCAGGCTTCGACGGCGCGGGCGCTCGCGAGCGGCACGACGCCGGACGGTGTCCTGGCGATGCTGAAGGAGGTGACGCCGGAGCTGTCGTGCCCGGTGGTGCTCTTCTCCTACTTCAACCCCATCGTGCACAGGGGGCTCGCtgacttcgccgccgccgccaaagaAGCCGGTGCTCACGGTCTCATAGTACCTGATCTCCCGTATGCGGCGACGTGTGCTCTCAGGAGTGAAGCTATGAAGAACGAGCTCGAGCTG GTGCTGCTCACAACACCAAGTACACCAGAAGATAGGATGAAGGAGATCACAGAAGCATCAGAAGGATTTGTTTATCTG GTGAGCGTCTCTGGAGTTACGGGTCCCCGCGCAAACGTGAACGCACGTGTCGAGTCCCTTATCAAGGAGGTTAAACAG GTCATTGACAAACCTGTGGCTGTGGGCTTTGGCATCTCGAAACCCGAGCATGTAAAGCAG ATTGCAGAGTGGGGTGCAGATGGGGTGATTATTGGCAGCGCAATGGTGAGGCAGTTGGGTGAAGCGGGGTCTCCCAAAGAAGGTTTGAAAAGATTAGAGGAATATGCCCGGAGCATGAAGAATGCACTGCCATAA